The proteins below come from a single Erythrobacter sp. SG61-1L genomic window:
- a CDS encoding methyltransferase domain-containing protein, which yields MAGYELTGERKSTKLKRKIREFLGPSGVFFQGFLEHPVMVGSIIPSSRFTIRRMLEPVDWEQTKLFVEYGPGVGTFCRPVLDRLSRDATLLVIDTNPMFIDYLRRTIGDSRFVAVHGSAEDVEEIVRAHGHDHADYVLSGLPFSTLPDGVGTRIAAATARVIRPGGAFLTYQFSNVARNYTAQHFPRIDEGWEMLNVPPCKLCWGWKDEGE from the coding sequence ATGGCAGGATACGAGCTTACCGGGGAACGCAAGTCCACCAAGCTGAAGCGCAAGATTCGTGAATTCCTGGGGCCGTCGGGCGTCTTTTTCCAGGGCTTCCTCGAACATCCGGTGATGGTCGGTTCGATCATCCCGTCCTCGCGCTTCACCATCCGCAGAATGCTGGAGCCGGTGGATTGGGAACAGACGAAGCTGTTCGTGGAATATGGCCCCGGCGTCGGCACCTTCTGTCGCCCGGTGCTGGATCGCCTTTCGCGCGATGCCACGCTGCTGGTGATCGATACCAACCCGATGTTCATCGACTATCTGCGCCGCACGATCGGGGATTCCCGTTTCGTGGCGGTGCACGGCTCGGCCGAGGATGTGGAGGAAATCGTCCGCGCGCATGGGCATGACCATGCCGATTACGTCCTTTCCGGCCTGCCGTTCTCGACCCTGCCCGACGGGGTAGGCACGCGCATCGCGGCGGCCACGGCGCGGGTGATCCGCCCGGGCGGCGCTTTCCTCACCTATCAGTTCAGCAATGTGGCGCGAAATTACACCGCCCAGCATTTCCCCCGCATCGACGAAGGGTGGGAAATGCTGAATGTTCCGCCCTGCAAGCTGTGCTGGGGCTGGAAGGACGAAGGCGAATAA